In Falco naumanni isolate bFalNau1 chromosome 15, bFalNau1.pat, whole genome shotgun sequence, the DNA window TGTGGTCCTGGTGGGGAAGCTAGCAGCCAGGGTAAGTAGCAGTGCTAACGTCTGGGTTGCTTTGGCAGTTGCCCTGTGCCTCCTGTatctgtgcagggcagggaacaGGGCTGGTGCAGCCCGGTGGCTAGGAGCAGTGTCGCTGCTTCCCTAGCGAGTTCTGCAGCCTAGCAGGGGGTTAAGAAGAGAGAAGAATTGCATGAATATATATCTGTTTACCTGGACTTAACCAGACTGCGTTTGCAGGGCTTGCCTGCATCTCATAGCCAGTGAATGCTCCGAGTAGTGCGTTTCTGGTGGGAACAGGTCAGAAACTATTCTCGACATTCAGGGTTCTAACATGGTGATAGAGAAAATTCTTTCCCAGGTACAAATGAGACAGTGTGGCCGAGCCAGCCATCAGGTCACTGCTGAAAGGGCTGACTGACCCTgttccctcttcctctctcctctgcaTTCATAAACACGTGCTCTTGCAGTATTTCCCTTGTGCTTGCTCCAGTGCTTCTCCAAACCCCCCCGGAGGTGACAGCCAGGTTATTTTTGGACAGAAGGTTCAATGGGCAGAAAACTAAGCAGCAAAAGAAGTGGCTTGTTTCATGCAGGGGTGGTGAGTTGAATCGGCTCAGCACAGGACCATTTGCACCTTGGAGCTGTCACAAGAGATGAAGCAGAAGGATGGGAATGGTGGCAGGGAAGGTCCGCACATCCCCTTTTGGCAGAAGCGAGCCATGAGGTTCTCTCGCATGCGTCCCCCAGATACGCCCGTGGttggcaggagcagagcagcagcttgggAAGTCTGTACTGATCACTGGTAACCCAggcttggctgctgcttctcagggCTGGGAGGCTGACGCTAGGGGCTTGTGTCCCACGTTAGGTGAGTTTGTTAGATAGGCAAGATGCTTACTGTTGTAATAAGGTTGTCTGATCTTGCAAGATCGCAATCCAGAGGTGATGTGACTTGCAAATCAGGGAGTGGGTGTCATTTGCAAATTCCCTGCGGTGGGGCAGGGTGCTGTTGGGATGTGAAATGTGACTTGTGTGAAGGCATAAAACAATCCTTCCATCCCCCACCTCCCATAAACTTGCCTTTCCTCCTTCAGTCTCCCACAGTAATTGTCTGCTCTGCTACAGGTCTTGATTTCAGCCTGTCATCCTGCATGTAAATTACTGGGTTTGAACTCGAGTTCAGATCAAGATCAGATGTGAATTTCAAGGCCAGTAGTGTGAGTGGAGTGATCTCATGGTgaacgctttttttttttttttttagaataagaGAGCCTGTTCTGACCTAGTTGGATCCATTATCAAGGAGATTAAATAATACCAAGACAATGCCCTTTTATCTCAGGCTGAGAGTCTGTGTCTGCTCTTCAGAAACATCTTTTCCAGAGTAGCTGGGTACAGACTATACATGCATGCTGATGTGCAGTAGTCAGCATTGCTTACATTGCCTCTGCAGTTGTGTCTGGGAGATGAACAACAGCTTTTTGCTAATGGGTCTCATGTCAACAGGGGTGATTTAGCAAGGAAGACTGCAGTGCATTAGTTGCTATGACTCAGACTCACTCAGCCTTGTACTGATTTGTTTATTGGTTTATAAATTAAACTGCAGATGCTGCGTCCCGTCAGTGCTGGCATGTCAAGGATCCTGAAAGGAGTTCTTCCCGTAGAGTTGtctcagatatattttaaattactgccTCGGGATTCGGAGCATGCAGGTTGTAGCCCCAGTTCTTACAGTTGTGACTCCAGCCAAGCTGCCCTGGTGCCTGTCAAAATCATGGTGTGACTCCTGGGAGGTATTGAGGCTCTTGTGGCACCTGCCAACAGCTTGCCAGCGGTCTGTGCCTGTTGGTGCAGCATCCTGCATCCTCATTTTCTGAGCAGGGAGCAAGTCCCTCCAGTTTCTTGTAGGCAATAAAATGCTGTCCACAAGATCTTTGTGAGCATCGCAGGGAAATAGATACTGGCTGCTTCGGTGCTGGAAGGATCTGTGATCCTGCTGTCGTGGGGGGGAGAGACACAGCATGGACCAGTGAGGGCCAGGGCAGCAGTTTGTGGGTCTGTGCTGGTCTGTTGTGTCGGTCCACATTGAGAAGTtctttggaaatgaaacagatatttttctaaacagGTGACTGTCTGTTCTCCCTGGGGCACGAGAGACCAGCTGGGCTCTTTTCATCTCAGGGCTTTTCCCCAGAAGTCCCGCGTCTGCCCCTGCATGATCCTGAAGCATTTTGTCTCGGGTGCTTCTGAAGttcagccccagcctgctcctgggTGGTGACAGCCCCGGTGTGTCTCTTGCAGAGGACAGATCAGAGGGTTTACCTGTGTGGGGCAGGGCCTTCAGCTTGCGTTGGGTAGGCTGTGTTTGAACCACAGGTTCTATTCAGAAAGGGCTCAAGGTGCAAGATAATTCAAATCTAAGGCTAAAATGTGTATGACGTCCAGCTACCTTGTGTTTTCTATTCACTAAAGGCACACACTAAGGGCGGTTATagcagctcagctcctgtttGCATGTCTCCATTAAATGTTCCCATATGGGAGAGCAAAGCCAGGAAGGGTTTTCTGTACTGAAGATACCGATATTACAGCAGCCATGGACATGTCAGGTTCAGCGCTGGTAAAAACGCTGATTCGCCCCACAGTAGGGACCGTGCTGCTGGATGCCTTGCCTCACCTGCTTGGAGTCCAACTTGGGGTGGTTTCCTACCTGCTGTAGGTACCTGCCATCCCTGTCTCTGGGTGTGAGCTCTCTAATGAAGGTCAGAAGGTCACCTATTTagatacatatgtgtgtgtatttataatGTCGCTTTTCGGTGGCTCAGCGAGCCCGGTGCATTTCTCTTCTCAGTGGTGGCTGGTTTCTGTGGCGGAGGCAGAGTGACGGCAGGATGTGTGAGGGGCCATCCAGGATTTCTGGGCCAATTCCTCCAGACCCTACGCTCTTTCCAAACTATTACAAACGCCCCTTCTCAGGTGAATCCTTGATACTTGTTGTGGATGTGCTTTGTACTTTGGCATGGCACAGCTCACCTGTTAGATGTCCTTATTCTTTGGTGTCCTCAACAGTCTCCACTCAGACTGGTGCAGGTGATTCTGCTTCCTCATGGGTGGTGATCCTAAAGGCGGTCTGTGGAGCTGGTTGAAAGATGGGAAAGCACGAGGTAGAGGTGGAGAGGGGGTCTTCAGCATTGTTTGTAGGCTGTGGGTGAAGAAAACCATGaggtaaaataatttcctgattacctcctcttttttttctccgTAGCTCGAGGGAGGTTGGAAGGGAATGCTCAGAAGCTGGATTTTACCACTAGCCCCCTGGACCCAGTTCCCATCCCATACCCAGCTTTGGGCAATGCCTGCCAGGTTCAGCCAGCCCCTCGCATTCGCCCCAGTGGGAAGGACTTCCTGGAGAAGGGACAGCAAGGGACGCTCAGTCTCTTACTGCAGCTTGAAGGGGTCTCCCTTGATGGGGGGCTGCCAGTCAAGAGTAAGTACAGCTGAGTTGCTGCTGGCCTGAGTTGTGTCTGGggccagggatgaggcatcAGGGATTTGGGTGGGTTCCTCGGCTCTGCTGCCTGAGGAGAGGTtgagctctgcagggctggttgCCCCGTCTCCTGCGTTTGGCCTGGCAGTGGCTTGGCCTCCAGCCATTGCCCGGGCTggagctgttgctgctgcagcctccctgaTTCCAGTCGGGCCCACGTCTGGAATGGGAAGAGGGACTCTAAAACAGATGCTGTTTAATTTGGACCTGAGGAACTAGTTGTGGAAGAGAGACTGTTGAGAGATGCTGGAAATAAATCAAGCCCTTCTAGTTTGTTACCTCTGAACATAACCAGTATCTTTATAGTCAAAGATGGATCAAGTGTGTTCTTCATGTACAGAGGATGTTTAACCTGGGGAATTCCTTGTTAGTGAAGCTAGGCAGGATTTGGGAAGACTGTCTGTATATGTGGATACTTTGCAAAAGATGTTCCCTTTTCCAGAGAGGTCACCCAAAGTACGTTCAGAGGTCCAAGAAGGAGATAAGGCTGATGGCAGGGTGTAGTTTGATTTATTCCATGTGCTGGCATTGCCCCTAGCCCTGCCTGGTGCCAGCATGCTGGTTgccagctgccacagctgctgttcCAAAGCAGAAGGGGAATGGAAGAGGGTCTGGCTGTGTAAGCTGTGATCTTCCCTGTCTTGGGGCTCCCAAGGAAGGATCATTtttgatttgaaaacaaaaaatacaatcCGTAGTCTAGATTACGTCCCCTTGAATGTGGGACAATGGCTGACACTGAAATCAGGAACAGCACAGGTTTAAGGCTTGGCAACTGCCTTTAACCAGCCCTCTCTTTGCTTCGGAAGCACCACAGGACGCTGAACTGGGAATTGACCTTGCTCTCGAGAGGATGCTGATATGGCTTGTCTGGCATAGTCCAAAATGGGACACATTAGCTACACTCGCTCAGAACAAGGGAGTCTGTGGTCACCGGCAGTGTGTGCAGATCTGTGCCGGTGCTCGTCTGGGCACTGTGGGATCCTCTGGCAGAAGAGGGTCAGTCTGGGAGCGCGCATCTAATGTGGGAGAAATGCACAGATTGTCTCGTCTGCGGGAGAGGGGAGAGCTTGCTGTTTCCGTGGGCAGCTGGACCAGCTTTGGAGATGGAGCTGTAGGCTCTGGTGtcagtgctgcaggagcctgCATGCCTTGGCAGTGTCTGAGGGGTGAGAGCTGTGTCTCCTCTTGTGCAGGGAAAGAGTCCAAGGACCATGAGAAGGTAAATATGAGGCGAATAAAGGAGATTCAGAAGAAGTGCAAAGAGAAGGAGCGAGCCCGAGAGCATGGCCAGCCCAAGCCTGTGAAAGCTCTGTGGAAGTcccagaaatatgaaaatgtggAGTCAAAGGTGAAGGCCAAACTGCAGGTCAGTACCCTCTGAGCTCCTGAACTCTCTGGGCCTGGGATGCAGTTCAGGGCAGGTGTGACAGTGGGGCCGTGTGGGAATGCGTGGTTTGGGTCCAGAGAGTGATTGCCAGAATAATCCCCATCCTGCCTGGCCAAGTGGACCCCCCATGCAGGGGAGGCTGAGAGAACAAAAATCCCATCACAACCCTCTGCCTGAAGGCTCCTGTTTGGCCCTTCAGTTGTTAGGGATCTACAGGGGTTCCCCCTCACACCATATTCCCTGTCCAGAGGTGCATCCAGctggcttttcagcttctcagtgtGGGGGCCAACGCTTGTCTGGGGTTTGTGCCAAAAGGCTGTGGTGTTCTGATCATGGTCTTCAGGCTGCATCAAACCTCAGTTCAACCCTTAACACCCTGTGGACCCACGGTGGGCCGTATATCTCCAAATTCTTCTGCAAGCAATCGTCCTGGTGAATAACCGCTGTGCAGTGGCGGCACACAGACATCCCTGGGCAGAGACCTCGCAGACCAGCCCAGGCTGCGAGGGCACGCGTACCTCCTGTCCTCTGTACGCGGCGTGCGTGCGGGGGCAGGGATGCGGGGCTGTGCCTTGTTTCTCTCAggctttctcagctgctgaagtGAGTGGGTGTCTGTCTTTGTGaaggttttgttctgcttttgacttctttctttctttgtttagataatttttttctgccctggTGAGTTTCTAGTGAGGGCTTTGCTAAATGCACCAAAGCCCTGGTAGAAGCGTACCTGTTTGTACAGGAAGTAAAGGCCcactgggagagggaaggaaggctCCAGCACTATCTTTGGGTGAGCCAGTGGTCATCAGTCTGGATCTGGGAGACCCCCATCATCCAGGCAAACCCTGGATGTGTTCGGTTACCCTCTTATTTCATCCAGAAACAGGCACTGCAGCTCCTGTGGATGGGGTGGGCTCCTGCTGCAtggcagcaagcagaggggTGTTGTGCCTGTCCTTATCGTAGTGACGTCCTGGAGGAGCGGCCTTGggggtcccttccagctcagCCTTGCGTGGGGGAAGCTCCTTGAGGCAGCAGAAGCGCAGGGCTGCCGCTGCCTTTCCAGAGTAGCCTCAAACGGTTAGATCGTACATTCCCATTGGCCTCAGGATTGTTGGCTGCCAGGAGAGGGCTTTGTCCTTCCATGAGTGCCTGCTAGCCTTCATGGTCTCTGACTCTGTCCTGTTTTTGCAGCCAACCACAGATTTGAGGTactgagcagagcagagcagcacttgAGAACAGCTTTGTGCCTGCCTCTGCCGTTTCATTAAACTCGCTGTAGCAGGGCTTTGCAGCATGCTCTGGAGTTATGGAGGTGGGATGGCTTCTTCTAAGAGTTCGAGTCCTCTAGGTTTGCCAGCAAGGGAGACTGGCATGCGTCTCTTGACTTGCGGCACGCTTTCTCCACTCTGCCATTTGCCCTTTTCACAGgaagatttttactttttaaggaGTCGTGGTCACTGTCAGTATGGGCTGCCCATCCATTGCGGTTGTTCCTCGCTCTGGTAGGCATCTCTGCTGGGTTATCCAGCGTTGCTCTCCTTTCACGCCTGCCAGATTAGTCAGTGAAGACGGATTCTCCAGTCAGTGTTACACACGAATTTGATCCAAGGGCAcgtttctgcagattttttccccttgtttttaGCGTTTCTTTACAAGATTCAGTTTCCAGGTCTGGGTTTGTTGCTGTAGGCAGTCTACTTGGCCTTTGCTCGCTGAGTACAGATTGTCTTCCCCCAAGAGCTTCTGCCAAGTCACGGCAGAAAGAACGTGCTGTCATCTGTCTGCTGGAAACTTGAGGTTGAGCTTGTAATTGACCACCCAAACTTTTTTGGGTGTGTTTCTCTTTGCTCCAGCCTCCTTCCactagtggatttttttcttttgtctttcacAGGAGAGCTCCCCACCTCCAAATCCAGAAGCTCAGAAATTCCTAAAAGCATATTCTCGCTGTGGCCCTGGGATCAAGCCATGCAGATCACTCTCCCCAGGGCCTGCCAGAACGAAAGCAGGAGCAGATGCAGAGGCTCCAGAGGCACTGGGTGCTGAAACCAAGGTGAGTTGCGCACTAACGGCATCCGTCCCAGGTGTTTCTGGTGCTCATCCATCCTAAGGGTTTCTGGCACTTAACCTGTTGCTCCTGCTCTGAACTCTTCATGTGTTCTTCTGAGGCTCTGGGTTGGATCTGCTGCGTGAGCAGAGAGATCTGTAAATAATGTTCCTggctgaaaggaagaaacagggTCTTGGTCACAGGGGTGATGAGATGGGCATTGAAAGATTTCTAAAACTACCTTCTGGCTTCGCCCTTGCTCATAGTTAAAGAGATCATGAAGTTCCCTTTGAAAATCCTGCCTCCTCATGTAGAAGTGCCAATAATCTCAAATCTGCTCTTCCTGGGGCTTTGCAGGAAGTCTTGGGGATTACTGCTCACACCGTAATTGAAGGAACTGTGGTTTCTGGACATTAGATAAAAATTTGGGAAATGCATGCACTTTTTAGTAAGGAGAGTTGCTTACTAAAGAGACACTGCTCCGTGACCCATGTCCCCTTTCTTTGGCAAGCGTGGGGTTGTCAGTTTCTTGGTTCCCAAGTGCCATGGAGTGGCTTATTTTAAACAGGGCATAAACTCCTAAGGaggaaaacccaagaaaaacctAAAACTCAAATCCAGTGACCTTCTCCCCTGTCTTGACCACAGAAGAGCTGTGATAGAGGGTGCTGTCTCTGGTGAAATGCCTCCAAGGACTTGCTaggctcctgctctgccagagGTTCTGTTGCATTTACTGGCCCAGCGAGGGCTTGACCAGATTTTCCTCTGACTTTCTAGCTGGGCTCAAAATGCACCAGTAGGAGCCATGGGGACTATGTCACGCCTGgttctttctgtccttttggCTTTGAGGGCGCAGGGTCAGCCTGGGGACCTTAAAAAGGCCGATTTTAGGCTTGGCTTTTGGTGCCTGACGTCTCAGACTGTGGCCAtagctcctgcctgcctgtggccTTGCACCTGAgatgggctgggctgggggtgcgcGGTATGCCTGTCCTGCTGTGGTAACCTGCGGTTCAGTGGCTTGTGCGGGTGCCTCTTTGCTTTGTCCCTTGTGGGGACAagggcagctgcctgtgtgcatgtggtgagccagctcctcctgccgcctcctcttcttccagatCCAGGTGGAGGGCAAGAGCATTGACTTCATTAAGCACAACGCCTGCAACGCCAAGCGGGCCCTGCTGCGGCGCTCCCAGTCCCTGCAGGCGCTGGCCAAGCTGTTGGAACAGAAGcaccaggagcaggaggagtaCAACGCCAAGCAAAAGGGCCACATCCCCCAGTAGTATGTATGCCCCTCTCTGGTCCACAAGACTTTCTGTAACAAGCCCACTTGCCTTCACCATGTTCCCCAGCTTCTGGCGTAGAAAGACGGGGGGCCGGGGACAGAGGCACTCTCACCATGTGCAAGCAGTGCAGTTTACTGTGGCCTGGGAAATAAATGCAGTCCCTCTTGGTTTCTTGACTTAACAAGCATCCCATGGCTGGTGTGACTGGGCTCAGAAAGAATTTTGtccctttttcccttgtttGCTGTCCTACAATGATGCTGACTCGTGGACGCTCTGTGTGCTCTGAGAAATGTGCTCCTGCCCCTTTGTAAGCCTTGCTCCACATGGCGCAGCTTCAGCATAAAAAGCTGTGGTTACGGAGAGGCAGGTAGCTTGCTCTGCCTCCTAAGTGTTCACCCTGTCTTGGACCCAGAGTCTGAGGAACATCCAAGTAGTGGCTTGCATTTTGGGGTTCTGAGTGGAAACCAGTCCCTGGGTGACCCTGTCCTAGGACTTACCGCGGTGTCAGTCCTTTGGCTgtctgctgtgcctgctgttctctgccagcatccctgctgtgAGCGGTGTTGTCCAACTTCATTCCATCACCAGCACGCAAATGGTTTGGAAAGGACTCAGTGGTCTGGGCAAAAAGCAAGGAGCAGAAGCCATTGTCTCCGAGGAGCTTGTGTAGGCCTCCGTGTGTCTCTTCCAGAGCCCTTCAGGGCATGTAGAGCATGTTGACTAGTCCATGCGTGCAGGTGAAGCCCTCCACAGCAAGGGTGTGTGCCAGCAGCGTGGGTCTCTGTGGTCCCTGGGCAGTGACATGGAGCCTAGCAGGGTTTGAAGGGCTCAGTTCCTGgcccctgcctgcatccctgggcGGCTCCTCCCGCCAGATGTGCTGACACGTGCTTTCTTGTGCCTTGCCAGCCTGCTGGAGAGGAAGGAGCTGTGGCGCAGGCAGATGGAGGAGCAGCTGCGAAACCTGCCAAATCCTGACACGCCACCTGGTCATACCAAGATGCCAGAGAGCCAGCGGCTGGAGACCCTCAGCGATCTGAAGCAgagtaagaagaaaagaaatagggATTCCAGCTCAGAAAAATAGGTGATCCTAGCCAGCATTAGGGAGAAGGGGCCTGGGGCACGGATTCCTGCCACTTGAAGAGTTACCTGGAATAAGGCATGTAGCTGGGATCTGAGCTCTGTGTGAGGAAAGATCAATCTCCTTCAGGTTGGTGGGACCCGCAGGTTACAGGACTGGCTCTCTGGAGCAGGCTTGTCCAGTAGACCTGATGTTTGGGTTACTATTGCCTTTAAAGTGACAGATTttggctggaagggaccttcagaggtctctagtccaaccctTAGTTCTTCAAAGCTGGAGCAGGTCACTCAGGTCCTCCTCCAGCTGAGCTTTGAATTGAAGGACGGGTATTCTAAGCCCTTGCTCCAGTGCTGCCACCATTTTCATGACTGAGGATGAGGTTAGGAAAAGGATGGATTTCTTTGCACTTCCACTAACACAActtgtttgcttctttgttGTTCTTTCTGTAGGCCAGGAGCAGCTGATAAAGGACCTGGTGATGCTGCCAATGTGCACAGACACCCTCAGAATGCAGAAGAGGCGGGTAGAGCTGGAGAGGAAGCTCTCCCAGATAGAAGAGGCCATCAAAATTTTCTCGAGGCCCAAGGTCTTCATCAAGCTGGACTCCTGAGCTGGTGGGGCCAAGTGTGTTGTGCTGCTCTGTGCGAACACCCTGCATCACCGGGAAGGGACGATCATCACcttgggagggaaggagaggaaggcaagtTCAGAACCCTGGGCCCATGCAGGTGCCAATACAGCGTCCGATATGCATCCggcacctccctgcccacccgCCAGTGGTGTCTTGTCCATGGAAAAGGGAGGGAGATGCCCTAACACACTTTCCACCCTGTGGTCTGGAGAGCAGTTGTCTCTCTGCTGTTTGACTTCTCAGAGATTAGTTCTCTGCTCTGGATCCGTGGCA includes these proteins:
- the ENKD1 gene encoding enkurin domain-containing protein 1, translating into MCEGPSRISGPIPPDPTLFPNYYKRPFSARGRLEGNAQKLDFTTSPLDPVPIPYPALGNACQVQPAPRIRPSGKDFLEKGQQGTLSLLLQLEGVSLDGGLPVKRKESKDHEKVNMRRIKEIQKKCKEKERAREHGQPKPVKALWKSQKYENVESKVKAKLQESSPPPNPEAQKFLKAYSRCGPGIKPCRSLSPGPARTKAGADAEAPEALGAETKIQVEGKSIDFIKHNACNAKRALLRRSQSLQALAKLLEQKHQEQEEYNAKQKGHIPQYLLERKELWRRQMEEQLRNLPNPDTPPGHTKMPESQRLETLSDLKQSQEQLIKDLVMLPMCTDTLRMQKRRVELERKLSQIEEAIKIFSRPKVFIKLDS